TGCGGTGAGCGGTTCGGGTTCCGCCTCGGAAGCGTCCCTCGACCCACTCGAGTGCGGTGAACCGCCGAAACGGATGGGGCTTCGTAGCGCTCAAGGCGGTCCCCCAACTGAGTGGAACCAGTGGTACAGGTACTCGAAACCGTCCTGTTCGCCGATCCGTTCGTCGCGATGAACGCGGTCGGGCTCGTCGCGTTCGCGCTCGTCGGTGCGAGCAAGGCGATCCGCGAGTCGTTCGATCTGTTCGGCATCGCCGTCGTCGGGCTCGCCACGGCGTTCGCCGGCGGCGTCACCCGCGACCTCCTGGTCAACCGCGTCCCGCTTGCGCTCAGCGACCCGAACGAAATCGCGCTCGGCTTGCTCGGTGTCGGGCTGGCGATCGGCCTGTCGATCGCGCTCGAGTCGCCGGACGATCACCCCATCACGCTCGTTTCGGACGCCGTCGGCCTCGCCGCATTCGCGACCGCTGGTGCCATTGTAGCGACCGAAGCCGGCGTCTCGAGTT
Above is a window of Natronorubrum tibetense GA33 DNA encoding:
- a CDS encoding trimeric intracellular cation channel family protein, which encodes MNAVGLVAFALVGASKAIRESFDLFGIAVVGLATAFAGGVTRDLLVNRVPLALSDPNEIALGLLGVGLAIGLSIALESPDDHPITLVSDAVGLAAFATAGAIVATEAGVSSFGVVAIATINAVGGGAIADILLDRTPFILFEDFYASCAVLGGVTYWIGLTIGVTGSGAAAACAAVTVGTRLAAVTYGWTLPTAQTLRPVSEKFGRDR